AAAATTTAATACTTCTCCATTATTTACTATAGCTGGTATATTTTTTGGATTTATATCTGGCATATACAGACTTTATCAGCTTTCTAAAATTATAGAAAGAAATAAAAAATAGATAAAGTTTTTAAGGATTTATTTATGGATAATATAATAAATAGTTTGCTTGATACTGATTTATATAAATTYACAATGCAGCAATGTGC
This region of Brachyspira sp. SAP_772 genomic DNA includes:
- a CDS encoding AtpZ/AtpI family protein; protein product: MNSKNNIKNGIKYTALGIEFGSIILGLAFVGNLADKKFNTSPLFTIAGIFFGFISGIYRLYQLSKIIERNKK